In a genomic window of Zingiber officinale cultivar Zhangliang chromosome 9B, Zo_v1.1, whole genome shotgun sequence:
- the LOC122023169 gene encoding mannose-specific lectin-like — protein sequence MAALVMLSVTVLLGLLLPSSMANNVLYTYKDLLTVESLTNENYKFEMQSNCNLVLSDNDTNRILWSSNTTDKGHNCFVRLQANGDLVIFNGKNEVVYSSNTAGKEDNDKYILFLYPDGHIIIYEPKWTQPNNTDNYTKRKIAMVTKN from the coding sequence ATGGCTGCCCTCGTCATGCTCTCTGTTACTGTCCTCCTCGGCCTCCTCCTGCCTTCCTCCATGGCCAACAACGTTCTCTATACCTACAAGGATTTGCTCACCGTTGAATCCCTCACCAACGAGAACTATAAGTTTGAAATGCAGTCCAACTGCAACCTGGTGCTGTCCGACAATGACACCAACAGGATCCTGTGGTCCTCCAACACCACCGACAAAGGCCATAACTGCTTCGTCCGCTTGCAGGCCAACGGCGACCTCGTCATCTTCAACGGGAAGAACGAGGTTGTTTATTCGAGCAACACCGCCGGCAAGGAGGACAACGACAAGTACATCCTCTTCCTGTATCCCGACGGCCACATCATCATCTACGAACCTAAATGGACCCAACCCAACAACACCGACAATTACACGAAGAGGAAGATCGCCATGGTGACTAAGAATTAG